The following coding sequences are from one Humulus lupulus chromosome X, drHumLupu1.1, whole genome shotgun sequence window:
- the LOC133804185 gene encoding uncharacterized protein LOC133804185, protein MGVDESFKKQGTVPFKWEIKPGVPKAQLQQNQDHHHHHRSPPQKLRPPPSGSIFVPPPPEPQRTPSFMSSSRSRSERWRLDKSILFRSESVSVPMGMGCFPSPTQLKKKASMKKNESRRTGPDCVSSELETPSRWSFSSRKSIVSPIRDRSSSSSSSPCPSSCRWSPSPRPVSDAEWASFGLF, encoded by the coding sequence ATGGGTGTTGACGAATCGTTTAAGAAGCAGGGAACAGTTCCATTCAAGTGGGAGATCAAACCCGGTGTTCCCAAAGCCCAACTACAACAAAACCAGGATCATCACCACCACCACCGTTCACCACCGCAGAAGCTTCGACCGCCGCCGTCCGGTTCGATATTCGTCCCTCCTCCACCAGAGCCACAACGGACTCCTTCCTTTATGTCCAGTTCGCGTAGTCGGTCGGAGCGGTGGCGTTTGGACAAGTCGATTCTGTTCCGGTCCGAGTCTGTGTCTGTGCCTATGGGAATGGGATGCTTCCCTTCTCCTACTCAGCTTAAGAAAAAGGCGAGCATGAAGAAGAACGAGAGCCGCAGAACAGGGCCTGACTGTGTGTCTTCGGAGCTGGAAACGCCTTCACGGTGGTCCTTTTCGTCTCGGAAATCGATCGTTTCGCCGATTCGAGATCGgtcgtcgtcgtcgtcgtcgtcTCCGTGTCCGTCGTCCTGTCGATGGTCACCCTCGCCTAGGCCCGTTAGTGACGCCGAGTGGGCCTCGTTTGGACTCTtttaa
- the LOC133803712 gene encoding pentatricopeptide repeat-containing protein At4g31850, chloroplastic-like, protein MYCSSFSCTCAFTETVIATLSHSESFKGRSFGNLKVCTYGYLRNRLKVRSKQIGLCVFVMKIPKEGVELAKKKKVVISSEEVIRVLKSTKNPNSAFSYFMVVAGLPNVVHTAETCNYMLEVLMTHKRVEDMAVVFDFMQKKIVYRNLNTYLAIFRGLHIRGGIRQAPIALEKMRKAGFVLNAYSYNGLIYMLLQSGFCREALKVYNIMVMEGMKPDLKTYSALMVAFGKRRDTQTVMCLLAEMEHLGLRPNIYTFTICIRVLGRVGKIDEVYDLLKRMDEEGCEPDVITYNVLIDALCKAGKLDNAKSLFVKMKASSHKPDRVTYITLLDKLSDCGELETLKEIWDDMEIYGFSPDVVTFTILIDALCKSGNVDKAFDTLGAMKEKGISPNAYTYNTLIGGLIRASRLDEAIKLLSDMEFLGCPPNTITFNSILDCLFKNEEVPFALEMLSTMSTMNCCPDVFTYNTIIHGLIKKNRVNDAFWFFHQMKKSLYPNHVTILTIIPGVMKDGRIVDAFKIVKSFVYQVGVQVDGPFWEDLIGRTLVQAETDRVMLFVEKLVSDKVCLYYSVLLPLIRVLCKCKCKFKEALHAEYLFAKFSRTEVLRPTLESYNCLIEGFLNVDVTDKAWDLFNEMKRVGYAPEAFTYNLLLGAHGKSGKITELFKLYKEMCSSGCKPNTVTYNTLISSLVKFDSVDEAIDFYHDHVGRDFSPSPHTYSSLIGGLLETGRGEEAMLFFEEMAEYGCKPNCVTFNILMNGFGKAGDVETACQLFRRMVKGGIRPNLNSYAILVNSLCLLGKNDDALCYFEELKQSGINPDSLCYSFLINALGRSGRVEEALSLYTEMQSRGVFPNLYTYNNLILDLGKVGMLEQAVKMYGELQDKGLEPDVSTYNALILAYSTSGKPDHAYAVYKKMIVVGCDPNKETFEQLPNQF, encoded by the coding sequence ATGTATTGTAGTAGTTTCAGCTGTACTTGTGCTTTTACAGAGACTGTAATAGCTACTCTGAGTCATAGTGAGTCATTTAAAGGAAGAAGCTTTGGAAATTTAAAGGTTTGCACATATGGGTACTTGAGAAATAGGTTGAAAGTGAGGAGCAAACAAATAGGTTTATGTGTGTTTGTTatgaaaattccaaaggaaggGGTTGAACTGGCCAAGAAGAAGAAAGTTGTGATATCTTCAGAAGAGGTTATAAGGGTTCTTAAGTCTACCAAGAACCCAAATTCTGCTTTTTCATATTTTATGGTTGTTGCTGGGTTACCCAATGTTGTTCACACTGCTGAAACATGCAATTACATGCTTGAAGTCTTGATGACTCATAAGAGGGTGGAGGACATGGCTGTTGTGTTTGATTTCATGCAAAAGAAAATAGTTTACCGAAACTTGAACACTTATCTTGCTATTTTTAGAGGTCTTCACATAAGGGGTGGAATTCGACAAGCACCAATTGCTCTTGAGAAAATGAGAAAGGCTGGGTTCGTTTTGAATGCATATTCATATAATGGGTTGATCTATATGCTTCTCCAGTCAGGATTTTGTAGGGAGGCTTTGAAGGTTTACAACATAATGGTCATGGAAGGGATGAAGCCAGACTTGAAGACTTATTCAGCACTTATGGTGGCATTTGGAAAGCGAAGGGATACTCAAACTGTAATGTGTTTGTTAGCAGAGATGGAACATTTGGGATTGAGGCCCAATATTTATACATTTACCATATGCATTAGAGTTCTTGGAAGGGTTGGGAAAATTGATGAGGTTTATGATTTATTGAAGAGAATGGACGAAGAGGGATGCGAGCCAGATGTTATTACTTATAATGTTCTCATTGATGCTCTTTGTAAGGCAGGTAAACTTGATAATGCAAAGTCTTTATTTGTAAAGATGAAAGCTAGCAGTCACAAACCTGATCGTGTAACTTACATTACTTTGTTGGACAAGTTAAGTGATTGTGGAGAACTGGAAACTCTGAAAGAAATTTGGGATGATATGGAAATTTATGGTTTTTCTCCTGATGTTGTCACGTTCACCATTCTTATTGATGCTTTATGCAAATCAGGCAATGTTGACAAAGCATTTGATACTCTAGGCGCCATGAAGGAGAAAGGGATCTCACCAAATGCTTACACTTACAATACCTTGATTGGGGGACTAATAAGGGCAAGTAGGTTGGATGAGGCTATAAAACTTTTGAGTGATATGGAATTCTTGGGCTGTCCTCCAAACACAATAACTTTTAACTCTATCCTGGATTGCCTCTTTAAGAATGAAGAGGTGCCATTTGCCTTGGAAATGCTTTCTACAATGTCAACAATGAACTGCTGTCCTGACGTCTTCACTTATAACACCATCATTCATGGATTAATCAAGAAAAACAGAGTCAATGATGCATTTTGGTTTTTCCATCAGATGAAGAAATCTCTATATCCTAATCACGTAACTATACTCACCATCATTCCAGGTGTAATGAAGGATGGCCGGATTGTGGATGCATTCAAGATTGTCAAGAGTTTTGTGTATCAGGTTGGAGTTCAAGTAGATGGTCCCTTTTGGGAAGATTTGATTGGAAGGACTCTGGTTCAAGCTGAAACTGATAGAGTCATGTTGTTTGTTGAAAAATTAGTATCTGATAAAGTTTGCCTATATTACTCTGTACTTTTACCTCTAATAAGGGTGTTGTGCAAGTGTAAGTGTAAGTTTAAGGAAGCTCTTCACGCAGAATATTTGTTTGCAAAATTTTCCAGGACTGAGGTATTAAGGCCAACTCTGGAATCATACAACTGTTTGATTGAAGGGTTTCTTAACGTTGATGTTACTGACAAGGCTTGGGATCTTTTCAATGAAATGAAAAGGGTTGGTTATGCCCCTGAAGCTTTTACATACAACTTGTTACTTGGTGCACACGGGAAGTCTGGAAAAATCACTGAACTCTTCAAATTATATAAAGAGATGTGTAGTAGTGGATGCAAGCCTAACACAGTCACATATAATACACTCATTTCCAGTTTAGTGAAATTTGATAGTGTGGATGAGGCTATAGATTTCTACCATGATCATGTAGGTCGTGATTTCTCCCCCTCTCCTCACACATACAGTTCACTCATTGGTGGACTTTTAGAGACAGGAAGAGGTGAAGAAGCTATGCTTTTCTTCGAGGAGATGGCGGAATATGGATGCAAACCTAACTGTGTGACTTTCAATATTCTTATGAATGGGTTTGGGAAAGCAGGAGATGTGGAAACTGCCTGTCAGTTGTTTAGAAGAATGGTTAAAGGAGGAATAAGACCAAACTTGAATTCTTATGCAATTCTTGTGAATTCTCTCTGCCTTTTAGGAAAAAATGATGATGCTCTGTGTTATTTTGAGGAACTAAAGCAGAGTGGCATTAACCCTGATTCACTCTGTTATAGTTTTTTGATTAATGCACTTGGAAGATCAGGGAGGGTTGAAGAAGCTCTATCTCTCTACACTGAAATGCAGAGCAGAGGAGTTTTTCCTAATCTTTACACATACAACAATCTAATACTCGATCTTGGGAAGGTGGGCATGTTGGAGCAAGCTGTGAAAATGTATGGAGAACTACAGGATAAGGGTCTTGAACCTGATGTTTCCACTTACAATGCTCTCATTCTAGCCTACAGCACGTCAGGAAAACCAGACCATGCTTATGCAGTTTACAAGAAAATGATTGTTGTTGGCTGCGACCCCAATAAAGAAACCTTCGAACAACTTCCTAATCAATTTTGA